From Pseudomonas sp. stari2, a single genomic window includes:
- the crp gene encoding cAMP-activated global transcriptional regulator CRP — protein sequence MVGITPTPKIKNLDKLLMHCQRRRHAAKSNIICAGDRSDTLYFIIRGSVTILIEDDDGREMIIAYLNAGDFFGELGLFEQAGQEQERSAWVRAKVECEVAEISYAKFRELSQQDPDILYVLSGQIAQRLRNTTRKVGDLAFFDVTGRVARCLLELCKQPDAMTHPDGMQIKVTRQEIGRIVGCSREMVGRVLKDLEERNLVDVKGKTMVVFGTR from the coding sequence ATGGTTGGTATTACCCCCACACCTAAAATCAAGAACCTCGACAAGCTGCTGATGCATTGCCAGCGCCGGCGCCATGCGGCCAAGAGCAACATCATCTGCGCCGGGGATCGCTCGGACACGCTGTACTTCATTATCCGCGGCTCGGTCACGATCCTGATCGAGGACGACGACGGCCGCGAGATGATCATCGCGTACCTGAATGCCGGGGATTTCTTCGGCGAGCTGGGCCTGTTCGAACAGGCCGGCCAGGAACAGGAGCGCAGTGCCTGGGTGCGGGCCAAGGTCGAGTGCGAAGTCGCGGAAATCAGCTACGCCAAATTCCGTGAGTTGTCGCAGCAGGATCCAGACATTCTTTACGTGCTCAGCGGACAAATCGCACAACGCCTGCGCAACACCACGCGCAAGGTCGGCGATCTGGCGTTCTTCGACGTCACTGGCCGTGTTGCTCGCTGCCTGCTGGAGCTGTGCAAGCAACCCGACGCGATGACCCACCCGGACGGCATGCAGATCAAGGTCACCCGCCAGGAAATCGGGCGGATTGTCGGTTGTTCGCGGGAGATGGTCGGTCGCGTGCTCAAGGATCTTGAAGAACGCAACCTGGTGGATGTGAAAGGCAAGACCATGGTGGTCTTCGGCACTCGCTGA
- a CDS encoding lipoate--protein ligase family protein, which yields MIPTSLTIEVGLQAEQDLLASVCAGDAEFGLLFWQPSDRALVMPRRLNRLPGFDHACEVSAAAGWPVLLRETGGEPVPQSASTINIALVYAPPRSEGDLNRIETGYRRLCDPICQLLDELGGTSSLGEIDGAFCDGRFNVNLDGRKMVGTAQRWRQSQGGQRPVGLVHGAMLLEDERESMVAAVNRFNEACGLEQRVRAASHIALHEKFPAPHALARLDELFRLMLAQIYAG from the coding sequence ATGATCCCCACTTCCCTGACCATCGAAGTCGGCCTGCAAGCCGAACAGGATCTGCTGGCCTCGGTCTGCGCCGGTGATGCTGAATTTGGCTTGCTGTTCTGGCAGCCCAGCGACCGCGCTTTGGTCATGCCTCGCCGTTTGAACCGCTTGCCCGGATTCGATCACGCCTGCGAAGTCTCCGCTGCTGCCGGCTGGCCGGTGTTGCTGCGTGAAACCGGTGGTGAACCAGTTCCGCAATCGGCATCGACCATCAACATTGCACTGGTCTACGCGCCGCCTCGCAGCGAAGGTGATCTGAACCGCATCGAAACCGGTTACCGGCGTCTGTGTGATCCGATCTGTCAGTTGCTGGATGAGTTGGGCGGCACCTCGTCGCTGGGTGAAATCGACGGCGCATTCTGCGACGGTCGTTTCAACGTCAACCTAGACGGACGCAAGATGGTGGGCACCGCTCAACGCTGGCGCCAGAGTCAGGGCGGTCAGCGCCCGGTGGGTTTGGTGCATGGTGCGATGCTGCTGGAGGACGAACGCGAATCGATGGTCGCGGCGGTCAATCGCTTCAACGAGGCGTGTGGCCTGGAGCAACGGGTACGTGCCGCCAGCCACATCGCGCTGCATGAGAAATTCCCGGCGCCCCATGCCTTGGCGCGTCTCGATGAGCTCTTTCGTTTGATGCTGGCGCAGATCTACGCCGGCTGA
- the trpC gene encoding indole-3-glycerol phosphate synthase TrpC: MSVPTVLENILARKVQEVAERSARVSLSELESLAKAADAPRGFARALLAQAKKKQPAVIAEIKKASPSKGVIRENFVPADIAKSYEKGGATCLSVLTDIDYFQGADAYLQQARAACSLPVIRKDFMIDPYQIVEARALGADCVLLIVSALDDVKMAELASVAKGVGLDVLVEVHDGDELERALKTLDTPLVGVNNRNLHTFDVSLEATLDLLPRIPRDRLVITESGILNRADVELMEISDVYSFLVGEAFMRAESPGIELQRLFFPERGVPVSGSTLD; this comes from the coding sequence ATGAGTGTACCGACGGTTCTGGAAAACATTCTGGCCCGCAAGGTTCAGGAAGTCGCCGAGCGTAGCGCCCGTGTGAGCCTGAGCGAGCTGGAAAGTCTGGCCAAGGCGGCCGATGCACCCCGAGGTTTTGCCCGTGCCTTGCTGGCGCAGGCCAAGAAGAAACAACCGGCAGTGATCGCCGAAATCAAGAAGGCGTCGCCGAGCAAGGGCGTGATCCGCGAGAACTTCGTTCCCGCCGACATCGCCAAAAGCTACGAGAAGGGCGGGGCGACCTGCCTGTCGGTATTGACCGATATCGACTACTTCCAGGGCGCCGATGCCTACCTGCAACAGGCCCGCGCGGCCTGCTCGCTGCCGGTGATCCGCAAGGACTTCATGATCGATCCGTACCAGATCGTCGAAGCCCGTGCCTTGGGCGCCGATTGCGTGTTGTTGATCGTCTCCGCGCTGGATGACGTGAAAATGGCCGAACTGGCTTCGGTGGCCAAAGGCGTCGGTCTCGATGTGCTGGTGGAAGTGCACGACGGCGATGAGCTGGAGCGCGCATTGAAGACTCTTGACACGCCGCTGGTCGGGGTCAACAACCGTAACCTGCACACCTTCGACGTGAGCCTGGAAGCCACCCTCGACCTGCTGCCGCGCATTCCGCGTGATCGTCTGGTGATCACCGAAAGCGGAATCCTCAACCGTGCCGATGTCGAACTGATGGAAATCAGCGATGTTTACTCGTTCCTGGTCGGTGAAGCGTTCATGCGTGCCGAAAGCCCGGGCATTGAGCTGCAACGCCTGTTCTTCCCTGAGCGCGGCGTTCCGGTGAGCGGTTCGACCCTCGACTGA
- the trpD gene encoding anthranilate phosphoribosyltransferase, producing the protein MNIKTALSRIVDHLDLSTDEMRDVMREIMTGQCTDAQIGAFMMAMRMKSESIDEIVGAVSVMRELADQVELKTLDGVVDVVGTGGDGANIFNVSTASSFVVAAAGCTVAKHGNRAVSGKSGSADLLEAAGIYLNLTPVQVARCIDNVGIGFMFAQTHHKAMKYAAGPRRDLGLRTLFNMLGPLTNPAGVKHQVVGVFTQALCRPLAEVLQRLGSKHVLVVHSKDGLDEFSLAAPTFVAELKNNEITEYWVEPEDLGMKSQSLHGLSVEGPEASLALIRDALGKRKTENGQKAAEMIVLNAGAALYAADLATSLKEGVALAHDALHTGLAREKLEELGAFTAVFKVENEG; encoded by the coding sequence ATGAATATCAAGACAGCCCTGAGCCGTATCGTCGATCACCTCGACCTCAGCACCGATGAAATGCGCGACGTGATGCGCGAAATCATGACCGGTCAATGCACGGACGCGCAGATCGGCGCGTTCATGATGGCCATGCGCATGAAGAGCGAAAGCATCGACGAAATCGTCGGCGCGGTGTCGGTGATGCGCGAGTTGGCCGATCAGGTCGAACTCAAGACTCTCGACGGCGTGGTCGATGTGGTCGGTACCGGCGGTGACGGTGCAAACATTTTCAACGTTTCCACCGCTTCATCCTTTGTCGTAGCTGCTGCCGGTTGCACCGTGGCCAAGCATGGCAACCGCGCGGTGTCGGGCAAGAGCGGCAGCGCCGACCTGCTTGAAGCCGCCGGGATCTACCTCAACCTGACCCCGGTTCAGGTGGCGCGTTGTATCGACAACGTCGGCATCGGTTTCATGTTTGCCCAGACTCATCACAAAGCCATGAAGTACGCTGCCGGCCCGCGCCGTGACCTTGGCCTGCGTACCCTGTTCAACATGCTCGGCCCGCTTACGAATCCGGCCGGCGTCAAACATCAGGTAGTCGGTGTATTCACACAGGCGTTGTGCCGGCCGTTGGCCGAAGTCTTGCAGCGTCTGGGCAGCAAACATGTGCTGGTGGTGCACTCGAAGGACGGTCTGGACGAGTTCAGCCTTGCTGCACCGACCTTTGTGGCCGAGCTGAAGAACAACGAGATCACCGAATATTGGGTCGAGCCGGAGGATCTGGGCATGAAGAGCCAGAGCCTGCACGGTCTGTCGGTCGAAGGCCCGGAAGCCTCGCTGGCACTGATCCGCGACGCGCTGGGCAAGCGCAAGACCGAGAACGGCCAGAAGGCTGCGGAAATGATCGTGCTCAATGCCGGTGCGGCGCTGTACGCGGCCGATCTGGCAACAAGTCTGAAAGAAGGCGTGGCGCTTGCCCACGACGCTCTGCACACCGGCCTCGCTCGGGAAAAGCTCGAGGAGTTGGGTGCCTTTACCGCGGTATTCAAAGTGGAGAATGAGGGATGA
- a CDS encoding aminodeoxychorismate/anthranilate synthase component II produces MLLMIDNYDSFTYNVVQYLGELGAEVKVVRNDELTIAEIEALNPERIVVSPGPCTPTEAGISIEAIKHFAGKLPILGVCLGHQSIGQAFGGDVVRARQVMHGKTSPVFHEDKGVFAGLNRPLTVTRYHSLIVKHETLPDCLELTAWTQHDDGSVDEIMGLRHKTLNIEGVQFHPESILTEQGHELFANFLKQTGGTR; encoded by the coding sequence ATGTTGCTGATGATCGACAACTACGACTCCTTTACTTACAACGTTGTGCAATACCTCGGCGAGCTGGGTGCCGAGGTCAAGGTCGTGCGCAACGACGAGCTGACCATTGCCGAAATCGAGGCGCTCAACCCGGAACGAATCGTGGTGTCCCCCGGTCCGTGCACGCCGACCGAAGCCGGTATCTCCATCGAAGCCATCAAGCACTTCGCCGGCAAACTGCCGATCCTCGGTGTCTGCCTCGGCCACCAGTCCATCGGCCAGGCCTTTGGCGGTGATGTGGTACGTGCCCGGCAAGTGATGCACGGTAAGACTAGCCCGGTATTCCACGAGGACAAGGGCGTATTTGCCGGTCTGAATCGCCCGCTGACGGTCACCCGCTATCATTCCCTGATCGTCAAGCACGAGACCCTGCCCGATTGCCTGGAGCTGACCGCGTGGACTCAGCACGATGACGGCTCGGTCGACGAAATCATGGGCCTGCGTCACAAGACCCTGAACATCGAGGGCGTACAGTTCCACCCGGAATCGATCCTCACCGAACAGGGCCATGAACTGTTCGCCAACTTCCTCAAACAAACCGGCGGCACGCGCTAA